One Leclercia pneumoniae genomic region harbors:
- a CDS encoding general stress protein, translated as MTTHRGGSGNFAADRERASAAGRKGGQRSGGNFKNDPQRASEAGKKGGQNSRGGGRKAAE; from the coding sequence ATGACAACACATCGAGGCGGTTCCGGTAATTTTGCAGCAGACCGTGAGCGTGCGTCCGCGGCCGGGCGCAAAGGTGGACAGCGCAGTGGTGGCAACTTTAAAAACGATCCACAGCGCGCATCTGAAGCGGGCAAAAAAGGCGGACAAAATAGCCGCGGCGGTGGTCGTAAAGCTGCAGAATAA